The DNA segment TATTACTGCATGTGTTGATGGCACATCCTACTTTATTTGAGGTTGCCCACACCATCTGGTAAAAACATAAGCAATGGTCAAATGTGAAATATATGtactaccattcagaagttgcatttatttgattgaaaatacacaaaaaacaggaatattgtgaaatattattataatttcaaataaccagtttctatttcaatatattttaaaaagcaatttattcctgtgatgcaaagctgaatttttagcagccattgcTCTAATTTTCaatgtaacatgatccttcagaaatcatgttaaTACGCGgatttggtaaaaacatttcttattattatcaatgttgaaaacagttgtgccgctcttatatatttttgtgaaaacagtgaCGTTCATCAAAAATCTTTGTCCTTTTCGATCAATATAATgcttctttgctgaataaaagtattcgtTTAAAAAACCCACATAcacataaatactaaaatacatatataactgACCTCAAATTTTTGCACAGTTGTGTACCTGAAGAAATTAATTACACAAAGATATCATATTCTACTCACTTGTGTATAATGAGTGCACATAGGTCCGTAGCACTTAAGGGGGCATCTGGGATTGCAGTCTCGAGGATAGGGAAAAGAATAGTCCTTCACTTCATCATACCAGGGCTTTACCAGCTGCAAAATGGACCTGTACCTGTAAACAATCCAAACATGGCAACAAATCTCATTATGTGTAATGAAATGCCCAAATGTCCTTTGGTATAGTGGAAAAGAACCATCATTTATCACAAACTGGGAATGATGGTGAAGATGCATACCTTCCTGTTCGAACTGAAAGGTTCTGACCCAGAAATCTAAGAAGATTGCGTGGACCATGCTCCCAAATACAAGTGGACGCCCACTGCTCAGCCGTCTTTGCAAGAGTGTCATCCCAGACCTGAGACATGTAATGTACTTTTATCAGTCTACTAAAATAGGTTAATTTATTAACTGCATAATTGCATAGTTTCTTGATTCCTGAGTGACTTAAGTTAAACCATGAATGTACtctgacaaaaatgtattttatgctgGACAATTGTTGTATTCCCCACAGCGGATCATTCAGTAATCTTTAACCTTGGTAAAACTAGAGAATTATTACAGAAAATGTCACATTTGGATCTGCCGAAACACATCTGATACAGAATTTCCCATGACTTTGCACTTTTGGACGTATTTCAGTGCTTAGCTGTAGTCTTAGCACACTGATCTATGCTGCAGAGGATCTACTCTGGTGGTCCGAGCCAATTAAATCTGCTCAACAGCTGCTGGTGCCAAATGGACACAGAAGTTTGTCATTCCTGCATCCTGCGATGAGCGCAGTTACATGTGCAACGTTCACGTGTCCAACTACAACAGCAGCAATGCGCTTTCCAGGCAAAGTGCCAggtaattatacaattaaataaacaaaacaagtgaacCCAGTGAACCGCTGTGAGGGTGTAGAGCAAAAGTTCATGCATGCAGAAATTTTTCTGAAGTCCAAACTGTTCCTGATTGTATCATTGGCTACTTATTtcaaaaatggtaattattatAAGTGACTTACCATATATTCCATGTTTGAGGCTGGGGGGAAAACTTTCCCTCTGACTTTATTATGGTAATCAAGTATAGCAAGCATATCGTTCTGGGAAATATAACGTTTCCGTCTGGTTTTGGGAAGGTTTGCGGCCTCTGTGAGATATTTTGGAGGCGCAGAGCCAATATCAGTGAAATTGGTTGCTGGCAGAGATGAAGAGGCAGTTGGACTGAAGGCTGCCAGTGCACTTGCTCCACAGGATATACACAAGAGCAGAATGTCGATAGCCAAGCGGTTTTCATTCATGATTGATGGCTGGGATGTGGCAAGAGCTTTCTATTccttttgcagaatctgcatgTGAAACATAAACGGTTCCCATTTATTAGCGAATGCAATAAACCGTATTAT comes from the Labeo rohita strain BAU-BD-2019 chromosome 24, IGBB_LRoh.1.0, whole genome shotgun sequence genome and includes:
- the pi15a gene encoding peptidase inhibitor 15-A, with product MNENRLAIDILLLCISCGASALAAFSPTASSSLPATNFTDIGSAPPKYLTEAANLPKTRRKRYISQNDMLAILDYHNKVRGKVFPPASNMEYMVWDDTLAKTAEQWASTCIWEHGPRNLLRFLGQNLSVRTGRYRSILQLVKPWYDEVKDYSFPYPRDCNPRCPLKCYGPMCTHYTQMVWATSNKVGCAINTCSNMNVWGSVWKRATYLVCNYSPKGNWIGEAPYKVGVPCSMCPPSYGGSCSNNMCFPAVNSNYLHWFK